One part of the Ignavibacteriales bacterium genome encodes these proteins:
- a CDS encoding tetratricopeptide repeat protein produces MMSRQFFILLLPALVLMGCTASSRLQSALGNKYKYSVSMTGPERSKDMLFRDEQLMIQFRVDDPGIRFQAQNISPAEMRIDWPKATISIHTMPSPVRNLSTFYDSTKSQPAVQTIPPLGVVRDVILPRGNSYFDGTQWRVDDLLPTTDAGTSAHRGRHRERLSRLSQLYDDDEKSPGGGMTGNLMSRSTRHILVSLSFLFAVSALLGACRSSKQAATGDEAFFEPLKSVNRLPVQKAPAAPANLSAWDNKADTLVKRQIDQDRRIGALTDQLQRLETSRKGDQRDSSKKTAAQTAKPSAPEPKPAVQADEKAVRLYEAGHHKEAVEVLRGLLQPGITKDLEEKYRFMLGVSYFNLKQFDLAAASLKTITDRKGSSMRPDAFFVLGQTYKQLGARRQAISMFEAVLRESPKAALAASAREELKELASKK; encoded by the coding sequence ATGATGTCTCGACAGTTCTTCATTCTTCTGCTGCCCGCACTTGTGCTCATGGGGTGCACGGCGTCGTCGAGACTCCAATCTGCGCTCGGCAACAAGTACAAGTATTCTGTTTCCATGACCGGACCGGAACGATCGAAGGACATGCTGTTTCGGGACGAGCAGCTGATGATTCAATTCCGCGTGGACGATCCGGGGATCCGGTTCCAGGCCCAGAACATTTCTCCAGCCGAGATGCGCATCGATTGGCCGAAGGCAACAATCTCCATCCACACTATGCCTTCACCGGTACGGAACTTGTCAACCTTCTACGATTCAACAAAGTCGCAGCCCGCCGTGCAGACTATTCCGCCCTTGGGAGTTGTCCGTGATGTGATTCTGCCGCGGGGCAATTCGTATTTCGATGGTACCCAGTGGCGTGTTGATGATCTTCTGCCGACGACGGACGCTGGAACATCAGCTCACCGCGGTCGTCATCGCGAGCGGCTTTCTCGGCTTTCTCAGTTATATGATGACGATGAAAAAAGTCCCGGTGGTGGAATGACCGGCAATCTCATGTCCAGATCGACACGTCATATTCTCGTTTCGCTTTCCTTCCTGTTCGCGGTGAGTGCGCTTCTTGGAGCGTGTCGAAGCTCAAAGCAGGCGGCTACTGGGGACGAGGCGTTCTTCGAACCCCTCAAGTCGGTCAATCGTCTCCCAGTACAGAAAGCACCGGCAGCTCCTGCCAATCTCTCGGCGTGGGACAACAAAGCGGATACACTGGTGAAGCGGCAGATAGACCAGGACAGACGCATCGGAGCGCTCACGGACCAACTGCAGCGTCTCGAAACCTCCCGCAAAGGAGACCAGAGAGATTCATCGAAAAAAACCGCCGCCCAAACGGCCAAACCCTCCGCGCCCGAGCCGAAACCGGCGGTTCAAGCGGACGAGAAGGCTGTGCGGCTCTACGAAGCAGGCCATCATAAGGAGGCGGTGGAAGTCCTAAGAGGATTGCTGCAGCCCGGGATTACGAAAGATCTCGAGGAGAAGTATCGCTTCATGCTTGGTGTGAGCTATTTCAACCTGAAGCAATTCGATCTGGCTGCCGCATCACTCAAGACTATCACAGATCGTAAAGGGTCCAGCATGAGGCCGGACGCATTTTTTGTCCTGGGCCAAACCTACAAGCAGCTGGGGGCGAGGCGGCAGGCAATTTCCATGTTCGAAGCGGTCCTGAGAGAATCACCGAAGGCTGCTCTCGCCGCGTCAGCGCGGGAAGAATTGAAGGAGCTTGCATCGAAGAAGTGA